The following proteins are co-located in the Triticum aestivum cultivar Chinese Spring chromosome 1A, IWGSC CS RefSeq v2.1, whole genome shotgun sequence genome:
- the LOC123068603 gene encoding eukaryotic translation initiation factor 3 subunit D: MGFDVGVVPFNPDGWGPPDAPGAAPLLGGAVATASIPFAPFSRSDKLGRIADWTRNPGHPGAHGHHAAAASRDSVFDFSSADDSLAAAAEDSSFSLVDAKPPPKHPRFGPKWRFNQRPQLPQRRDEEVEAKRREAEKERARRERHYQNHRSHHHQGFRGNQQNTAKPSVDIQPDWTILEQIPFANFTKLSFAVNDQPEDLLVCGAVDSYDRTYDRVNPKTARRLERFKNRQFFKITTTDDPIIRRLAEEDKATVFATDAILAALMCTPRSILSWDIVVQRVGNKLFFDKREGSQLDLLTVNETAQEQLPENKDDINSAPALAVEATYINQNFSQQVLVRDGEKVTFDEPNPFASENEEAAPVCYRYRRWKLDDDISIIARCEVHAAGVDPTGARQFLTLNALNEFDPKITGVDWKQKLESQRGAVLATELKNNANKLARWTAQALLSGADMMKLGYVSRVHPRDHFNHSILTVMGYKPRDFATQINLNTANMWGIVKSIVDICMKFEEGKYVLVKDPAKPQMRIYQVPNDAFENDYVEEPLPEEEQIRPATDDVDATAQEMDAAAEAEANKATTQGGDGEKSADAAAA, translated from the coding sequence aTGGGCTTCGACGTGGGCGTCGTCCCCTTCAACCCCGACGGCTGGGGCCCTCCCGACGCGCCGGGCGCGGCGCCGCTGCTGGGTGGGGCCGTCGCCACGGCCTCCATCCCCTTCGCGCCCTTCTCCCGCTCCGACAAGCTGGGCCGCATCGCCGACTGGACGCGCAACCCGGGCCACCCGGGTGCGCACGGCCACCAcgcggccgccgcctcccgcgACTCGGTCTTCGACTTCTCCTCGGCCGACgactcgctcgccgccgccgccgaggactCGTCCTTCAGCCTCGTGGACGCCAAGCCGCCGCCCAAGCACCCGCGCTTCGGCCCCAAGTGGCGCTTCAACCAGCGCCCCCAGCTCCCCCAGCGCCGCGACGAGGAGGTCGAGGCCAAGCGCCGCGAGGCCGAGAAGGAGCGCGCCCGCCGCGAGCGCCACTACCAGAACCACCGCTCCCACCACCACCAGGGCTTCCGCGGCAACCAGCAGAACACCGCCAAGCCCTCGGTCGACATCCAGCCCGACTGGACCATCCTCGAGCAGATCCCCTTCGCCAACTTCACCAAGCTCTCCTTCGCCGTCAACGACCAGCCCGAGGACCTCCTCGTCTGCGGCGCCGTCGACTCGTACGACCGCACCTACGACCGCGTCAACCCCAAGACCGCCCGCCGCCTCGAGCGCTTCAAGAACCGCCAGTTCTTCAAGATCACCACCACCGACGACCCCATCATACGCCGCCTCGCCGAGGAGGACAAGGCCACCGTCTTCGCCACCGACGCCATCCTCGCCGCCCTCATGTGCACGCCCCGCAGCATCCTCTCGTGGGACATTGTCGTGCAGCGCGTCGGCAACAAGCTCTTCTTCGACAAGCGCGAGGGCTCCCAGCTCGATCTGCTCACTGTCAACGAGACTGCCCAGGAGCAGCTCCCTGAGAACAAGGATGACATCAATTCCGCGCCGGCTCTTGCTGTCGAGGCCACCTACATCAACCAGAACTTCTCGCAGCAGGTGCTGGTACGTGATGGCGAGAAGGTTACCTTTGATGAGCCTAACCCATTTGCCTCTGAGAATGAGGAGGCGGCGCCTGTTTGCTACCGTTATCGCCGCTGGAAGCTGGACGATGATATTAGCATCATTGCTCGCTGTGAAGTGCATGCTGCTGGTGTTGATCCGACTGGTGCTCGCCAGTTCCTCACGCTTAATGCACTCAATGAGTTTGATCCTAAGATTACTGGTGTTGACTGGAAGCAAAAGCTTGAGTCCCAGCGTGGAGCTGTGCTTGCTACAGAGCTCAAGAACAATGCCAACAAGCTCGCTCGCTGGACTGCCCAGGCTTTACTTTCTGGCGCTGACATGATGAAGCTGGGTTATGTGTCACGTGTGCACCCCCGCGACCACTTCAACCACTCCATACTCACTGTGATGGGCTACAAGCCAAGGGATTTTGCTACCCAGATCAACCTCAACACTGCAAACATGTGGGGAATTGTCAAGTCGATTGTGGACATATGCATGAAGTTTGAAGAGGGCAAGTATGTGCTTGTGAAGGATCCTGCAAAGCCACAGATGAggatctatcaggttcctaatgaTGCGTTTGAGAACGATTATGTTGAAGAGCCACTTCCAGAGGAGGAGCAGATTCGTCCGGCTACAGATGATGTCGATGCTACTGCACAGGAGATGGATGCTGCTGCCGAGGCAGAGGCTAATAAAGCAACTACTCAGGGTGGTGATGGTGAGAAGAGTGCAGATGCGGCTGCTGCTTGA
- the LOC123068623 gene encoding uncharacterized protein yields MSEKPSDETTGQVRPEGDVSDVKVETADQNKGNEMPSAQQEEAVIKKKYGGVLPKKSPLISKDHERAYFDSADWALGKQGGHPQKPKGPLEALRPKLQPTQQQARSRRFLHASTDSDEGANSPTEATTPNQEFTEEAKAAENKESTE; encoded by the exons ATGTCGGAGAAGCCATCTGATGAGACGACCGGTCAGGTGAGGCCTGAAGGAGATGTTTCTGATGTGAAAGTGGAAACTGCCGACCAGAATAAAGGAAATGAGATGCCATCAGCACAGCAGGAG GAAGCAGTAATCAAGAAAAAGTATGGAGGGGTACTGCCCAAAAAGTCACCACTCATATCCAAG GACCATGAGCGAGCTTACTTTGATTCTGCTGATTGGGCTCTGGGAAAG CAAGGAGGACATCCTCAAAAGCCTAAAGGCCCGCTTGAAGCACTTCGACCGAAATTACAG CCTACCCAGCAGCAAGCCCGTTCACGACGATTCCTTCATGCATCTACTGACAGCGACG AGGGTGCCAACTCGCCTACGGAGGCTACGACCCCGAACCAGGAGTTCACCGAGGAGGCCAAGGCAGCCGAGAACAAGGAATCCACCGAGTAG
- the LOC123068612 gene encoding cold-regulated 413 inner membrane protein 2, chloroplastic, translating to MSISLRLAIPTAAPCPVPPRTARPAGNAACSPAPAARTAALRGCAALPMRPLPLGAGAARPCRGRGSGIVCNASAYLSPPTTQWVSVAAAAVLLLAKGTGIHKSFLVPLFVLQAPTAVISWIKSEYGLWTAFLALVVRLFLPFPGELELPLSTMLAVSVAPYQVMNVSVLLVAKETGIHKSWLMPWFAQQAPSSVIPWIKREYGLWTAFLAILVRLFLPTPGELELPLSTMWLIIIAPYQVMSLRGTQAGRILSLGVAVYLAFQYFTRNRGLGRAFRPGSIVATLAVICITVTNVILLF from the exons ATGTCCATCTCGCTGCGCCTCGCCATCCCCACCGCGGCGCCCTGCCCCGTGCCGCCGCGGACGGCCCGGCCCGCCGGGAATGCGGCCTGCTCCCCCGCCCCCGCCGCGCGGACGGCCGCGCTCAG GGGATGCGCCGCTCTGCCGATGAGGCCGCTGCCCCTGGGCGCGGGCGCGGCGCGGCCGTGCCGGGGCCGGGGGAGCGGCATCGTGTGCAACGCGTCGGCGTACCTCAGCCCGCCCACGACGCAGTGGGTCTCCGTCGCGGCCGCCGC AGTGCTATTGCTTGCTAAAGGCACTGGCATACACAAATCTTTCCTCGTGCCATTGTTTGTTCTGCAAGCACCTACCGCCGTGATCTCATGGATCAA GAGTGAATATGGGCTGTGGACTGCTTTTCTTGCGCTTGTGGTGCGTTTGTTCTTACCCTTTCCAG GTGAGCTAGAGCTTCCGCTGTCAACGATGCTGGCAGTCAGCGTTGCCCCTTACCAGGTGATGAATGTGAG TGTGCTATTGGTTGCTAAAGAGACAGGCATACACAAATCTTGGCTCATGCCATGGTTTGCACAGCAAGCACCTAGCAGTGTAATCCCATGGATCAA GAGAGAATATGGACTGTGGACAGCTTTTCTTGCGATTTTGGTGCGCTTGTTCTTACCCACTCCAG GTGAGCTGGAGCTTCCACTCTCAACAATGTGGCTTATCATCATTGCTCCTTACCAGGTGATGAGTCTGAG GGGAACTCAAGCTGGCAGGATACTATCTTTGGGGGTAGCCGTGTATCTTGCCTTTCAGTACTTCACCAGGAACAGAGGGTTGGGTAGAGCCTTCCGTCCGGGGTCGATAGTCGCGACCCTCGCCGTCATCTGCATCACAGTTACCAACGTGATCCTGCTGTTCTGA
- the LOC123181716 gene encoding uncharacterized protein → MADWAPVVVGVVLFILLSPGLLLEMPGSHRHVDFGGLHTNGKAIFVHTILFFAAFTILTLALHIHIYAG, encoded by the coding sequence ATGGCGGACTGGGCACCGGTGGTGGTGGGGGTGGTGCTCTTCATCCTGCTCTCGCCGGGGCTGCTGTTGGAGATGCCGGGGTCGCACCGCCACGTCGACTTCGGCGGCCTCCACACCAACGGCAAGGCCATCTTCGTCCACACCATCCTCTTCTTCGCCGCCTTCACCATCCTCACCCTCGCCCTCCACATCCACATCTACGCCGGCTAG